The following coding sequences lie in one Alosa sapidissima isolate fAloSap1 chromosome 15, fAloSap1.pri, whole genome shotgun sequence genomic window:
- the si:dkey-202l22.6 gene encoding up-regulator of cell proliferation, producing the protein MSVYRKESAAAPSYSNSSTLIAQNKALGSVMYMLGMRDFIRDPMDVTSILYISNLTLEDETPPAPNYLLQSFLRRLWLYHPDSRNPSCSSMPEKSWPGTCPPTVDEGLGEELRSAVNPLDLVTGVYMSSNSLLRQEITNHMVQCNFAVPLLLPAVWPDVSGTLLLWPFRGVMGMQRSTSANPRDVQMKNMACSRMPLISCVRLGSCGISKSRVLNRVLSGPRKNCEFFVHRDMDGGQLPRSISEGMVEVGWNLPLGDPNGDTFSRPILLANLRGDAAACDRPLSLVSRGSGVLVVFFEMLGEKELAALIYWRSLACHMILVDCSRGHENASDRERLAKFLRKAVKELELEEEMVVSGCRGDEEELAVHLIEALDHLIPHLHAVNLVDLAGIGLDLSYNVDEDEICRKAYDEAEGVLKGMEDDPVQFKEEQLPLQGAQWKRLAKIEKEQCRNQEGEGFNQRHLKEEEEYIRQQMRKHTVTPAMKGFIDALTTINSLKRAYFLSWMKTRLGAVQWDQLSQSVDPLLDQQPLVELEGCPSSHSFLGLEHFFREMGVMYEMCYHSACKDSYITRLPNLAAELLMHGVPLEIYDGDASCVPINWVNNVLIHLQKKLSLNLRLKVITAFGLHNSKNADILTTLFGASFLKGSYRHAKGAFMLLVIIPEMQRWMMECDLLLLINMEGLSYPEMEEGEESLAHDHELATFVTGLSDVLLLNLKAENQADVKDTRQIAVSALLRTKEMEKMPVCQLMSQCEGADTKTLSLHMSRVIQILSMERTGEDLDSVQLPTENSNPCIMGPWNDRIVYLPLNPECSKAALELKNNLFSTIQKCAMKNQPTRLPQFMESIYQLWEAIKHETFPIPFNNTEVADTFSGVCNKLLDGEQNLESHMQDWLGGVDHRISDLKKNRRNSEAILKALEDETTKEIKSEGRKMQVILENHFNRSDINFKLVDAYKPNFLSFVNMYQTQKTGQLNKTLESATDVYDLSAKVKALQTAIEAALEVKLRALLADSRVNDASFLDSKLEEEFASVWDQIPTNLEQKPVEVQDIVDNVKKQLRNNLRIRVLQKYIDKLEYVGKTGVSEVFEVRNDHFGFKSKVKRTLQNDKKEAPKFANRMVEACDRSILENVKRKDNYKDSYTTEILEIVDKGLSTKDFNVNSQFEIDLKVYVCNKAALAFLEMQNRLIRQMNSKEKFLHDNKKKYMLDFMYQFRKRDQCQTATHTFINLCLKPAAHNYIQSSLGAAILEDILQKDDARRFISPSEFHYNILRDLITEDNFERFLEYLQSGETFSRKSIQAILTGYFSGTVVVDDRRKQRMEEISDKMLKAVNEVTNDTSGGQGNIREMLLAVCDNLTNSGGVNVPQDTLEGPLFDINTHRDIFVANLRDSLNEINQELNQDLRRTDKAVDVSPDLPDELLEALFDKVKGCGRECPFCKAPCDMGDKDHTLHSSLWHRPKGLLSYHCSDSANLSHSTCSQEVSGKNQFLNKDTGDKPVPYKDYHTIYPDWYIPEREGSSTYWKYILMKYNQKFAQAYQRDPADIPMEWERIQQADALESLRKTFHS; encoded by the exons ATGTCTGTGTATCGCAAGGAGTCAGCGGCAGCGCCGAGCTACAGCAACAGCTCAACAC ttaTTGCACAAAACAAAGCTCTGGGAAGTGTGATGTACATGTTGGGAATGAGAGACTTCATCAGAGACCCTATGGATGTCACATCTATTCTGTACATCAGCAACCTAACCTTGGAAGATGAGACACCCCCCGCGCCAAACTACCTGCTCCAGTCGTTCCTGCGTCGCCTCTGGCTCTACCACCCGGATTCCAGAAACCCCTCATGCAGCTCAATGCCTGAGAAATCCTGGCCAGGCACATGTCCACCCACTGTAGATGAAGGTCTTGGGGAGGAACTCCGGTCTGCAGTGAATCCACTGGATCTAGTCACTGGTGTGTACATGTCCTCCAACAGTCTTCTTCGCCAGGAGATCACAAACCACATGGTGCAGTGCAACTTTGCAGTGCCTCTTCTTCTTCCGGCTGTTTGGCCCGATGTCAGTGGCACTCTTCTGCTATGGCCCTTTCGTGGTGTGATGGGGATGCAAAGATCCACCTCTGCCAACCCTCGAGATGTTCAGATGAAGAATATGGCTTGTTCCAGGATGCCCTTGATCTCTTGCGTCAGGCTGGGAAGCTGTGGCATCTCCAAGTCCAGGGTCCTGAACAGAGTGCTGAGTGGCCCACGCAAGAATTGTGAGTTTTTCGTCCACAGAGACATGGACGGAGGACAGCTCCCTAGGAGCATCTCAGAAGGCATGGTGGAGGTTGGGTGGAACCTGCCCTTGGGGGATCCAAATGGGGACACTTTTTCTCGACCCATTCTGCTTGCCAACTTGCGCGGAGATGCAGCCGCCTGTGATCGACCTTTGAGCCTTGTCAGTCGAGGCTCCGGAGTCCTTGTTGTGTTCTTTGAGATGCTCGGAGAAAAAGAGCTGGCGGCGCTCATCTACTGGAGAAGCCTTGCATGCCACATGATCCTTGTAGACTGCTCCCGAGGACACGAGAATGCAAGTGATAGGGAGAGGCTTGCCAAATTTCTACGGAAAGCAGTAAAGGAGCTGGAACTGGAAGAAGAGATGGTGGTATCAGGATGCagaggagatgaagaggagCTTGCTGTCCATTTGATAGAGGCCTTGGATCACCTGATCCCTCACCTGCATGCTGTGAACCTTGTGGATCTGGCTGGTATCGGTCTTGATCTCAGCTACAACGTGGATGAGGATGAGATTTGCCGAAAAGCGTATGACGAAGCTGAGGGGGTTCTGAAGGGAATGGAGGACGACCCTGTTCAGTTCAAGGAGGAGCAGCTACCTCTGCAAGGTGCACAGTGGAAACGACTTGCTAAAATTGAGAAAGAGCAGTGTCGAAACCAGGAGGGTGAAGGTTTTAATCAAAGACATcttaaagaggaggaggaatacATTCGCCAACAGATGAGGAAACATACAGTGACACCAGCTATGAAAGGCTTCATAGATGCCCTTACAACCATCAACTCTCTCAAACGAGCTTATTTCCTGAGCTGGATGAAAACCCGACTGGGTGCTGTACAATGGGATCAACTTTCCCAATCCGTAGATCCACTTTTGGACCAGCAGCCTTTGGTTGAACTGGAGGGATGTCCATCTAGCCACTCTTTCCTTGGGCTTGAACACTTTTTCCGTGAGATGGGGGTGATGTATGAGATGTGTTACCACAGCGCATGCAAAGACTCATACATAACACGACTCCCTAATCTTGCTGCTGAGCTCCTCATGCATGGAGTGCCTTTAGAAATCTATGACGGAGATGCCTCTTGTGTCCCCATAAATTGGGTGAACAATGTCCTGATTCATCTACAGAAGAAGCTGTCACTAAACTTGAGGTTGAAGGTAATTACAGCTTTCGGGCTCCACAATTCCAAGAATGCCGACATTCTTACAACTCTCTTTGGAGCAAGCTTCCTGAAAGGCAGCTACAGACACGCAAAGGGGGCCTTCATGCTTCTAGTTATCATACCTGAGATGCAGAGGTGGATGATGGAGTGTGACCTATTGCTTCTCATCAACATGGAAGGTCTAAGTTATCCGGAGATGGAGGAGGGTGAAGAGAGTTTGGCACATGATCATGAACTGGCAACTTTTGTCACTGGACTCAGCGATGTGCTGCTGCTGAACCTGAAGGCAGAAAACCAGGCTGACGTGAAAGACACCCGCCAGATAGCGGTAAGTGCTCTCCTCCGCACCAAGGAGATGGAGAAAATGCCTGTGTGCCAACTTATGAGTCAGTGTGAAGGAGCTGACACAAAGACCTTGTCCTTGCACATGAGTCGCGTCATTCAGATTTTGTCAATGgaaaggacaggagaggacCTTGACTCAGTTCAACTGCCTACAGAGAACAGCAATCCCTGTATAATGGGCCCATGGAATGACAGAATTGTGTATTTACCTCTCAACCCAGAGTGCAGCAAGGCAGCACTGGAACTGAAGAACAATCTCTTCTCCACAATTCAGAAGTGTGCCATGAAGAACCAGCCAACACGTCTTCCGCAGTTCATGGAGTCAATCTACCAGCTCTGGGAAGCAATCAAACATGAAACCTTCCCCATTCCCTTCAACAACACTGAAGTGGCTGATACATTTAGCGGTGTCTGTAACAAACTGCTTGACGGGGAGCAAAACCTGGAAAGTCACATGCAGGATTGGTTGGGAGGAGTTGATCATCGCATCTCAGACCTGAAGAAAAACAGGAGAAACTCAGAGGCCATCCTAAAAGCACTGGAGGATGAGACCACAAAGGAGATTAAGTCTGAGGGTAGGAAAATGCAAGTGATTCTGGAAAATCACTTCAATAGAAGTGATATTAACTTCAAACTTGTTGATGCTTACAAGCCAAACTTTTTGAGTTTTGTTAATATGTACCAAACGCAGAAGACCGGTCAACTAAACAAGACACTTGAGTCTGCCACAGATGTATATGACCTCTCTGCCAAGGTCAAGGCTTTGCAAACAGCCATTGAGGCTGCACTGGAAGTCAAGTTGCGAGCATTGCTGGCTGACAGTAGGGTGAATGATGCAAGCTTTTTAGACAGCAAGTTGGAAGAAGAGTTTGCAAGTGTTTGGGATCAAATACCAACAAACTTGGAACAGAAACCAGTAGAGGTACAAGATATTGTTGACAACGTGAAAAAGCAATTACGTAATAATCTAAGAATTCGGGTCTTGCAGAAGTACATAGACAAACTTGAGTATGTGGGAAAGACTGGTGTCTCTGAGGTCTTTGAGGTGCGGAATGATCATTTTGGGTTCAAGAGCAAGGTAAAGAGAACTCTGCAAAATGACAAGAAGGAGGCCCCAAAATTTGCAAACAGGATGGTCGAAGCGTGTGACCGCAGTATCCTTGAAAACGTGAAGAGAAAAGACAATTATAAAGACAGCTACACAACTGAAATCCTCGAGATTGTTGACAAGGGTTTAAGCACAAAAGACTTCAATGTCAACTCACAATTTGAAATCGATCTCAAAGTCTACGTCTGCAACAAAGCTGCTTTGGCTTTTCTGGAGATGCAGAATAGGTTGATCAGGCAGATGAATTCAAAGGAAAAATTCCTACATGACAACAAGAAAAAATACATGCTCGACTTCATGTACCAGTTCCGCAAGAGGGACCAGTGCCAAACAGCCACCCACACCTTCATCAACCTTTGTCTTAAACCTGCAGCCCACAACTATATCCAAAGCTCCTTGGGAGCTGCCATCTTGGAGGACATCTTGCAGAAAGATGATGCCCGGAGGTTTATCTCACCCAGTGAATTTCATTACAACATCCTTAGGGACTTGATCACTGAAGACAACTTTGAGAGATTCCTTGAGTATCTTCAGTCCGGTGAGACCTTCAGCCGCAAGAGCATCCAGGCCATTTTGACAGGCTACTTTTCTGGGACTGTAGTGGTGGATGACAGGAGAAAGCAACGCATGGAGGAAATCTCTGACAAGATGCTTAAAGCCGTCAATGAGGTGACAAATGACACAAGCGGTGGACAAGGCAACATCCGAGAAATGTTACTAGCTGTTTGTGACAACCTGACAAATTCTGGTGGAGTGAACGTGCCACAGGACACTCTGGAGGGACCTTTGTTCGACATAAACACCCATCGTGACATTTTTGTTGCAAACCTGCGGGACTCGTTAAACGAGATAAATCAGGAACTGAATCAAGACCTGCGTCGGACCGATAAGGCAGTGGATGTCTCGCCTGACCTGCCAGACGAGCTGCTGGAGGCCTTGTTTGACAAAGTGAAGGGATGTGGGAGAGAGTGCCCCTTCTGCAAGGCGCCCTGTGATATGGGGGACAAAGACCACACTCTTCACAGCTCGCTCTGGCACCGACCCAAGGGCTTGCTGTCGTACCACTGCTCCGACTCTGCAAATCTCTCCCACAGCACATGctcacaggaagtgagtggcAAAAACCAGTTCCTGAACAAAGACACCGGAGACAAGCCAGTCCCTTACAAGGATTATCACACCATATATCCCGACTGGTACAtccctgagagagagggaagcagcACCTACTGGAAATATATACTAATGAAGTATAATCAGAAGTTTGCCCAGGCGTATCAACGTGACCCAGCTGATATCCCTATGGAATGGGAAAGGATTCAGCAGGCGGATGCTCTGGAAAGCTTGCGCAAAACTTTCCACTCATAG
- the LOC121683315 gene encoding uncharacterized protein LOC121683315, whose amino-acid sequence MIVTMLTAMYMMVKAAEQLGVRWGKEPEPLPYMLSQPIPWQIHSVSNSRRGSRAEERRNSLYRKNSGCSNGGCPPTSPAPDSNCSNGGCPPTSPETVRAAATIQKEYRKYQQKKKDAN is encoded by the exons ATGATTGTAACCATGTTAACAGCCATGTATATGATGGTGAAAGCCGCAGAACAG TTGGGGGTCCGGTGGGGGAAGGAGCCAGAGCCGCTGCCCTACATGCTTTCGCAGCCCATCCCCTGGCAGATACACTCAGTGTCCAACAGCCGCAGAGGCAGCCGTGCAGAGGAg AGGAGGAACAGCTTGTACAGGAAGA ACTCCGGCTGCAGTAACGGTGGGTGCCCTCCCACCAGTCCTGCTCCCGACTCCAACTGCAGCAACGGCGGGTGCCCGCCCACCAGTCCTGAAACGGTGAGAGCGGCCGCCACCATCCAGAAGGAGTACAGGAAATACCAGCAGAAGAAGAAGGATGCCAACTAG